From a region of the Zingiber officinale cultivar Zhangliang chromosome 4B, Zo_v1.1, whole genome shotgun sequence genome:
- the LOC121975738 gene encoding uncharacterized protein LOC121975738, whose product MEKYAVSAEPLRKPRFRPRWTHMIPEIEGRIPLSYRREASALFHNSLGEVRIFGHDYLFEPESCATFLAHMADPAYPSGSFVRQGISGLEFDNKGIYLASVTKSGCLTVHDFETLYCAIYGPTPCQLVNEAKDLVHISKGHELDSIRWNPNDQHEVVCASRQNNNILLFDITYISPDPVQVLCCKRHTNELSNGLSDVLFDSANKSRLFASCLDGNVYVLDTRSSNSQCLMLTTDPRREINSIALYLQDRVVLGAGKRGLIHSWDLRGGRQSHAFQSHNQSSIYPLLSIKVSAELEKISSLKAQTHIVPKEIHSININPSCSDQLAFHMVDGWSGVLDLRNVVVTHVHCPPADSDGTDISTHSIMRRPAWFPTSSIYAVGSVSDKGLYLLDFFPRKDSACHVDFNPEARSNSQECSRILENKHIPVSQNILVCAVHPLNNTIIAGTKQSCLMMISPKHKADNGD is encoded by the exons ATGGAGAAGTACGCCGTCTCCGCTGAGCCACTCCGCAAGCCTCGATTCAG GCCAAGATGGACGCATATGATACCAGAGATAGAAGGAAGGATTCCTCTCAGTTATCGTCGCGAGGCTTCTGCACTTTTTCATAATTCGTTGGGAGAG GTTAGGATTTTCGGTCATGATTACCTATTCGAGCCCGAGAGTTGTGCTACTTTT TTGGCACATATGGCCGATCCTGCTTATCCATCAGGCTCTTTTGTAAG GCAAGGGATTTCGGGACTTGAATTTGATAATAAG GGAATCTATCTTGCCTCGGTGACAAAATCAGGATGCTTGACAGTACATGACTTCGAAACATTATACTGTGCAATATATGGTCCAACTCCAT GTCAATTGGTGAATGAGGCAAAAGATTTGGTCCATATTTCCAAGGGTCATGAATTAGATTCTATTCGGTGGAATCCAAATGATCAACATGAG gtGGTTTGTGCTTCCAGACAAAACaataatattttactttttgATATCACTTATATCTCACCCGATCCAGTACAA GTACTCTGCTGCAAGCGTCACACTAATGAGCTCTCCAATGGATTATCTGATGTATTGTTTGATTCAGCTAATAAATCAAG GTTGTTTGCTTCTTGTCTAGATGGCAATGTTTATGTTTTGGATACACGATCGAGCAATTCTCAATGTCTCATGCTTACAACAGATCCACGAAGAGAAATTAATAGTATTGCACTATACCTGCAAGATCGG GTTGTATTAGGGGCAGGGAAACGTGGATTGATTCACTCTTGGGATCTTCGTGGAGGACGACAATCACAtgcttttcaaagtcacaatcaG AGTTCTATCTATCCTTTACTATCTATAAAGGTATCTGCTGAGCTGGAGAAAATCTCATCTTTGAAG GCACAAACACACATTGTTCCAAAAGAAATCCACAGCATCAACATCAATCCATCTTGTTCCGATCAGTTAGCTTTCCATATGGTTGATGGCTG GTCTGGAGTTCTTGATCTCAGGAATGTTGTTGTGACGCATGTGCACTGTCCACCTGCTGACTC AGATGGAACAGATATATCAACACACTCAATTATGAGAAGACCCGCGTGGTTTCCAACATCCTCG ATTTACGCAGTTGGATCTGTTTCTGATAAAGGATTATATTTGTTGGACTTCTTTCCAAGAAAAGACTCTGCATGTCACGTGGACTTTAA TCCAGAAGCAAGAAGCAATTCTCAAGAATGCAGTAGAATTTTAGAAAACAAACATATTCCTGTGTCACAAAACATACTAGTTTGTGCTGTTCATCCCCTTAACAATACTATAATTGCTGGGACTAAG caatCTTGTTTAATGATGATATCTCCAAAGCATAAGGCTGACAATGGTGATTAA